The proteins below come from a single Necator americanus strain Aroian chromosome V, whole genome shotgun sequence genomic window:
- a CDS encoding hypothetical protein (NECATOR_CHRV.G19293.T1) — translation MEPRSFPSIVAWNSSLRGFSTESKQKNGGTGKNGSRAINSRYQIAKMRKTAKLLSALTELVELKQETLLTFYFLFNIMGNTESSDSLSLKHRPRSQSPPKALGGSVRSRPETARRCMTECPARRSKTCHRRHPRKKAVCSVTGLTLHQKALLTRKWNRMETATAYELGRRTFEMIFTENPHYLAYIDLKGEPNWRHHINFRIHVQRFVTAMSEAMRRLGDPSTSYDVLRDFGASYASYPKRVSAVYFERLANALNQTATQLQEHDHLSLEKAPSREEDSISSEGDKSFKSLLDVEKLSALDELTGSASCSSFSVPRQRFASRASLTHIDSHSECLGQLYSLIRPNRAEHHGPNDICPITVEAWTVLSAYLANQIKYGYEMERLIRTEMSKLGLDGSGGLKRGTLTMQRPTQFA, via the exons GTATCAAATCGCGAAGATGCGGAAAACAGCGAAGCTACTCTCTGCTCTCACAGAATTGGTGGAGTTAAAGCAG GAAACTCTACttactttctatttcttgttCAACATCATGGGGAATACAGAATCGTCCGATTCGCTATCATTGAAGCATCGACCACGATCACAATCTCCTCCCAAAGCATTAGGTGGAAGTGTACG CTCACGTCCCGAGACCGCACGTCGATGCATGACTGAATGTCCGGCCAGGAGATCCAAGACATGTCATAGAAG GCATCCTCGTAAAAAAGCTGTGTGTAGTGTAACAGGACTTACTCTTCATCAAAAAGCATTGTTGACCCGAAAATGGAACCGAATGGAAACAG CCACCGCTTATGAACTTGGAAGACGCACGTTCGAGATgattttcactgaaaatcCTCACTATCTTGCTTACATTGATCTGAAGGGTGAACCCAATTGGCGCCACCACATCAACTTTAGAATTCATGTACAG AGGTTTGTGACAGCTATGTCGGAAGCAATGCGACGACTAGGAGATCCATCAACTTCTTACGATGTCTTACGTGATTTTGGTGCATCCTACGCATCTTATCCGAAGCGGGTCTCTGCTGTGTATTTTGAGCGATTAGCGAATGCTCTCAATCAAACGGCTACACAACTTCAGGAACACGACCATCTAAGCTTAGAG AAAGCTCCTAGTCGAGAAGAGGACTCAATTTCCAGCGAAGGAGACAAGTCCTTTAAATCACTACTTGATGTTGAAAAACTCAGTGCACTGGATGAG ctAACTGGCTCTGCTTCATGTTCGTCCTTCTCTGTTCCGCGTCAACGATTTGCGTCCAGGGCTAGTCTGACGCATATCGATTCACACTCTGAATGCCTAGGTCAACTTTATTCCCTAATACGGCCGAACAGAGCTGAAC ATCATGGTCCGAATGATATTTGTCCGATTACGGTCGAAGCATGGACTGTACTTTCTGCCTACCTGGCAAATCAG ATCAAGTACGGGTACGAAATGGAACGACTTATACGAACGGAAATGTCGAAACTAGGTCTTGACGGCTCCGGAGGATTAAAACGAGGAACGTTGACAATGCAAAGGCCTACACAGTTTGCGTAG
- a CDS encoding hypothetical protein (NECATOR_CHRV.G19294.T1), with translation MDSIDKEYDRLVQHLHDCKRKAQSSKTTKRSLSSEIIEQIIIKLHELKATKTSCSSSQGFAERPSKRVEQKCFLKLQRRERSSVMAVENSPIERRDGVHSETQIKQPQR, from the coding sequence ATGGACAGCATCGACAAGGAATACGATCGGCTCGTTCAACATCTTCATGACTGCAAGAGGAAGGCtcagagttctaaaaccaccaaaaggAGTCTGTCTTCTGAAATTATAGAGCAGATAATAATAAAGCTGCATGAGCTGAAGGCAACCAAAACCTCATGTTcaagctcgcaaggctttgcagagaggccaTCAAAGAGAGTAGAGCAGAAGTGTTTTCTGAAGCTCCAGAGGCGGGAAAGATCATCTGTTATGGCCGTCGAGAATTCGCCAATTGAAAGACGAGATGGAGTGCACTCCGAAACCCAAATAAAACAACCGCAGCGTTGA